The Arthrobacter burdickii genomic interval CAGGTCCAGCTGCGCGAGGGCCTTCTGCCGGGCCTCGTCCGCGGACATCTTCCGGAGCTTGCGCAGTGCGAGGGAGACGTTGTCCACCACGGTCTTGTGGGGGAAGAGGTTGAACTGCTGGAACACCATGCCGATGCGGCGGCGCAGCTCGTCCGGGTTGTCCATCAGGACGGACCGGCCGTCGAGCAGGATGTCGCCCTTGTCCGGTTCGATCAGGCGGTTCAGCACGCGCAGGAGCGTGGACTTGCCGGACCCGGAGGGGCCGATGACCGACGCCGTCGTGCCCCGCTCCACGTGCAGGTCGATGCCGCGCAGCACGTGGTTGGAGCCGAAGGAGAGGTGGAGGTCCCTGCCGGTCAGGGTCCCCGATTCGAGAGTCTTCATGCCTTCGCTCCTTCGCCGATCTTCGCGGCCAGTTCATCGGGCTCGGGCTTCTCCCGCTTGCCGACCCGCAGCCGGTTGTCGATGTAGTTGACCAGGTGCGTCAGCGGGATGGTCAGGCACAGGTACAGTGCTGCCGCCGCGATCAGCGGCGACAGGTTGCCCGTGGTGCTCGCGGAGTCGTTGCCGATCCGGAACAGTTCACGCTCGCTGGCGAGCAGCCCGAGGAAGTAGATCAGCGAGGACTCCTTGATCAGCGCGATGAACTGGTTCACCAGGGCGGGCAGCACGCGCCGCACGCCCTGGGGAACCACGACGAGCTGCATGGAGGAGCGGTAGCTGAAGCCCAGCGCGCGGGAGGCCTCCAGCTGCCCCTTCTCCACGCTCTGGATGCCGGAGCGGAAGATCTCACCGATGTACGCGGCGGCCATCAGTGACAGGGCGAGGATGCCCATCGGGAAGGGACTGGTGCTGCCGGTGACCTGGCGGTAGATCGGGCTGAGGCCGATGCCGATGAGCAGGATGATCACCACGGCAGGCACTCCACGGAAGATGTCTGTGTAGATGCGCGCCACCCAGCGGAGCAGCCGATTGCGGGAGATCCCCAGGATCGCGAGGACCATGCCGAGGACCGTCCCGATGATGCCGGAGGACAGGGCGAGGATCAGGGTGTTCCGCAGTCCGACCGCCAGGAGTTCGGGCAGGACCGCAGCCATTGCCTCCCAGTCGAAGAAGGTCTGCGAGAGCTGGTCAAGGGCATTCATGCAGGGACCGCTACTTTACTTCCACGGCTTTGCTGCCGGGCTTCCAGTCGGAGGGCATCTCGCGGTCCGGGTACCACTCCTTGGTGAGCTCGGTCCACGTGCCGTCCTCGATCACGGCGTCGAGCCCGGAGTTGAGCGCGTCGATCAGGGGCTGGTTCTCGCTGTTGACCGCGTAGGCCGTGAAGTTCTCGGTGTTGATGATGGTCTCGGCGATGGTGGTGTCATCGCCCTCCTTCACCTGGCCCGTGGCCTGCTGGGACGGGGCGACCCATGCGTCGACCTGACCGTTCTTCACGTTCGCGTAGACCGTGTTGTAGTCCGCGAAGCGCACGGGCTCGAGGCCAAGGGTGTTGGTCACGTAGTCGTCCTGGACGGTGCCCTGCACGACGCCGATGCGGGTGCTCTCCGACAGGGAGTCGAAGCCCGTGACCGAGGAGCCGTTCTTCGTGACGACGGCCATGTACCCGAAGTCGTAGCCGTTGGTGAAGCCGACGTTCTCGCGGCGGGCGGCCGTCGTGGAGATCGAGGAGGATCCGACGTCGAACTGCTTGTTCTGGACCTGGGCGAGCAGTGCGGAGAAGTCCGTGGACGCGAACTCGACCTCGAGGCCGAGCTTGTCGCCGATGGCGCGGAGCAGCTCGTTGTCGTAGCCGGTGAAGACGCCGTTCTCGATGAAGATGTTTGGCGGGGCGTCGGAGAGGGTGCCCACGCGCAGGGTCCCCTCCGTGATGAGGCCGAGCTTCGAGGTGTCGATCTCGTCGACCGGCGTGGTGTCGTCGGTCGTGTACTGGTCGAGCGACTGCTGGTCGCTGCCGGCGAGGGCGTCGGTGGTCGCGGTCGGCTCGCTGCTGCTACTGCTGTTGCTGCCGCAGGAGACGGTCAGCGCGAGGAGCGGGACGGCGAGTGCCGCGAGGACTTTGCGGGAGATGTTCATGGGGTCCTTCTTCGATGCTGGCCCGGGGTGCGGGCCGACTGGATGAGGTGGATCTCGGGGAGGAACGGATGGCTGCCGGGGAGGCTGCTGGCTGCTGGTGACACGCTCGCTGTTCTGGCCGTGCGCGTTGTGGCGGCTGCTGTCCCGGTTATCTCTGGGTGGTCCGCACGACGCCGTACTTGCCAACCGGGGGACTGGTCCCGGCGGCCGAATCTTCACCTGGAGCACCCCACTACGGGAGAGGGTTGCTGTCCAGCCGGCCAGGGCCGAGGGCTGGAGCTCTTGATTTCAAGAAAACGCTATGGCAGCACGAAGCGCCCGGTCAAAACGAAACTGCGCGGAAATCAGCGTTTGACGCGGTAAACGGCCTGTAGGGCAGGCTTTTGTGGTGAAAATTACACGAACCGGTCCACGAGGTCGGTCAGCTCGGCTGTGAGGGCGGGCGAGGATCGGAGGGCCTGGCCGTCGATCGAGAGCACGGGTGCGAGGAGCCGGATGCTCGAGATCAGCCATACCGCGTCGGCGTCGAGGAGGTGGTGCGGCTCGAGCGGGCCGTAGCCGAGTTCCCACCCCTGCTCCTTCGCCGCCGTGAACAGGGCGCTCTGGGACGTACCCGCGAGGATGCCGCTCTCGAGCTGCGGTGTCAGGAGTGTCTTCCGTCCGTCGCGGTCGTGGGCCAACAGCACGGTCGAGGTGGGGCCCTCCAGCACCTTGCCGTCCGAGGAGGTGAAGATGACGTCGTCGGCCCCGTGGGCCTTCGCGTAACGGAGGGCCGCCATGTTGACGGCGTAGGAGAGGGTCTTGGCGCCCATCAGCAGCCAGGGCGCACGCTGCGCCACGGTGCTGTCATAGCCGCGTTCGAGGAACAGGACCCGAAGTCCCGTCCTGCGCTGCTCGAGCGTCGACGCCGGCACGGGAGCGACCTGGACCCACGCCGTGGCACGCGCGGCGCCTTCGACCCCGCGCGTGGCGATGAGCTTCACGACGGCGTCACGGCGCTCCGGCTCCGCTGCCGCGAACTCCCGGAGGCCGGTGCGGATGGCACGGCTCCATGCCTCGGCGTCGGGGACCGTAAGGTCCAGGGCCGCTGCCGAGGACGCGAGCCTCGCCAGGTGCGCCTGCTCCTTGCGGGGAGACCCGTCGACGGCCAGGAGCGATTCGAAGATCCCGTCGCCGCGGGTGGCGCCCAGGTCGGTGGCCAGAAGCTGGGGCTGCGAGGCATCGACGACCCTGCCG includes:
- a CDS encoding amino acid ABC transporter ATP-binding protein, with the translated sequence MKTLESGTLTGRDLHLSFGSNHVLRGIDLHVERGTTASVIGPSGSGKSTLLRVLNRLIEPDKGDILLDGRSVLMDNPDELRRRIGMVFQQFNLFPHKTVVDNVSLALRKLRKMSADEARQKALAQLDLVGLKHKADVRPGNLSGGQQQRVAIARALAMDPEVMFFDEATSALDPELVKGVLALMADLATAGMTMVVVTHEMGFSRNVSDTVTFMDGGVVVESGPPAAVFDNPQTPRLKSFLSDVL
- a CDS encoding amino acid ABC transporter permease; this translates as MNALDQLSQTFFDWEAMAAVLPELLAVGLRNTLILALSSGIIGTVLGMVLAILGISRNRLLRWVARIYTDIFRGVPAVVIILLIGIGLSPIYRQVTGSTSPFPMGILALSLMAAAYIGEIFRSGIQSVEKGQLEASRALGFSYRSSMQLVVVPQGVRRVLPALVNQFIALIKESSLIYFLGLLASERELFRIGNDSASTTGNLSPLIAAAALYLCLTIPLTHLVNYIDNRLRVGKREKPEPDELAAKIGEGAKA
- a CDS encoding ABC transporter substrate-binding protein, producing MNISRKVLAALAVPLLALTVSCGSNSSSSSEPTATTDALAGSDQQSLDQYTTDDTTPVDEIDTSKLGLITEGTLRVGTLSDAPPNIFIENGVFTGYDNELLRAIGDKLGLEVEFASTDFSALLAQVQNKQFDVGSSSISTTAARRENVGFTNGYDFGYMAVVTKNGSSVTGFDSLSESTRIGVVQGTVQDDYVTNTLGLEPVRFADYNTVYANVKNGQVDAWVAPSQQATGQVKEGDDTTIAETIINTENFTAYAVNSENQPLIDALNSGLDAVIEDGTWTELTKEWYPDREMPSDWKPGSKAVEVK
- a CDS encoding aminodeoxychorismate lyase encodes the protein MTVLVFLDPAHDDGRVVDASQPQLLATDLGATRGDGIFESLLAVDGSPRKEQAHLARLASSAAALDLTVPDAEAWSRAIRTGLREFAAAEPERRDAVVKLIATRGVEGAARATAWVQVAPVPASTLEQRRTGLRVLFLERGYDSTVAQRAPWLLMGAKTLSYAVNMAALRYAKAHGADDVIFTSSDGKVLEGPTSTVLLAHDRDGRKTLLTPQLESGILAGTSQSALFTAAKEQGWELGYGPLEPHHLLDADAVWLISSIRLLAPVLSIDGQALRSSPALTAELTDLVDRFV